The window ACCGACGGATAGAAGAACGAGTTCCGTTCCCGCGGGATCGTGGACGTCCAGTCATTGCGGCCGGTGACCGTGACGTACAGGTACTTGTTGTAGTCCACGGTGGCGCTGCCGAACACGCTGATGAGGCGGCGCTGCGAAATCACCGTGCGCGCGGTGCGGGAGCTGGTGTTGTTGATCGACACGAAGTTCGGGTCGAGGAAGCCCAGTCCCTGCTGCGCGTCGGTGTTCGACTTGTAGTCGTTGATCGCGTTGCCGACCACGCCGCTCAACGAGAATCCCTGCCAGACCTGGCGGCTGTTGATGTTCAGCAGCGTCTGCGTGGAGATGTTGCGCGTCAGGTCGGTGTTGATGTCCAGGATGCCGCCGTTCGAGAAGCCCTTGGTGCTCTCGGGGTGGCGCAGGATCAGGTTCGAGTTGGCGTAGTTGTCGACGCCGATGTTCGTCTTCAGGTTGCCCCACGAGAACGGCGCGATGGTCAGGCCGATGTTCGTGAGGATGCGGTTCGTCTTCGCGTTGATCTGGTTCTTCGCGACGCTGAAGTACGGGTTGTCGTTCTCCGAGGCGTCGCCCAGCGACGTGTAGCGGCGGCGGGTGCCGGCGGGCGTCTGCCAGTCGGCGGCGTTGTCATCCGACGGCCACGCGATGAGGCCGAGCAGCGGGCCGCCCGCGCCCTTCAGCGCCTGGTCGTTCGTCGAGTACGCGTACGTCATCGACAGGTCGGCCTTCAGCCACGAGTTCACGACCGCCTGCGACGCGCCGGTGAGGTTGATGCGGTTGTAGTTCGTGTTCGGCACCACGCCTTCCTGCTTGTCCGCGGAGACCGAGATGCGGTAGTTGATCCGGTTGTCCGGGGCGGCGCCGCTGAACGCCAGCGAGTGCTTCTGCGTCAGCGCCGTGCGGAAGAAGCCGCCGACATTGTCGTAGAACTTCGTGCCCGGGGCGTACGGGACGCCGTAGTACAGGTAGGTCGAGCTGCCGAGGATCGGGCTGCCCGACGCGTTGATCGCGCTGTACACCTTCTGGATCTCGGGCTCGCCGCCCGGGGAGTCCATGCGGAAGTAGTTGCTGTACTCGAAGCCGCCGGTCCCGGGCTTCCCGCGCTTGGTCGTGATGACGATCGCGCCGTTGGCGGCGTCGATGCCGTACAGCGCCGAGGCTTCCGGGCCCTTCAGCACGACGAGCGACTCGATGTCCTCGGGATTGATGTCCGAGGCGCGGTTCGTGAAGTCGAGGCCGCGATTGTCGAACGAGGTGGGCGAGTTCGGCGCGTCGGACGCGAACTGCGCCGTCAGCATCGTCTTGTTGTCGAGCGGCAGCCCGTCGATGATCATCAGCGGCTGGTTCGAGCTCGAAATCGAGCTGATCCCGCGGATGGTGATCGAGGTGGAGGCGCCCGGGACGCCCGACGTCGACGTGACTTCGACGCCCGCCACGCGCCCCTGCAGCGCGTTGATGAAGTTCTGGCGGTTCGTCTGCGCGATGTCGGCGCCCGAGACGCTCTGCTGCGCCGTGCCGATCGCGCGCTTCACGTTGGTCTGGCCGAGCGCGGAGACGACGACGGCGTCGAGGCTCGTCGCGACCTTGCGGAACTGGACGTTGATGACGTCCGCGGCGCCAACCGTCCGCTCCTCCATCGCATGCCCGATGAAGCGGAACTGCAGCACCTGGCCGACTTCGACACGGATCGAGTAGTTGCCGTCGAAGCTCGTCAGGCCGCCGAGGCGGGTGCCCTTGATGACGACCTGCGCGCCCTGGACGGGCGCGCCGACGTCGTTGGTCACCTTGCCGGTCACGGTCTTCTGCTGCGCAAATGCTTGCGCGGCGCAGAACACCAGGGCCGTCAACGCCATGAGGACTCTGTTTTTCATCATGAGGTGTACCGTGTGTTGGTGGACAGTGAGACACTTCCAGCCGCGCCCGCGCACGCCGTTCGGCGCATCATCGGCGGGGGCTCCAAGCTCCACATCAGGGAGACAAGCTGCCAGGGCTCCTAGGGGGTGGTTGGGGAAAGTACGATCCCACAGAAGATGCGGATGCGAAGCGCCACTCGGCAAGAGTGACTCACCCGATATTGTGCGCGCGTACTAGAGAGGAGACGCGGTGTGCCACGCAAACAAATGGGAGGCGCCGATTGGCGCCTCCCATTTGCCTGCTGCCTCTGCGTGACGCGCGGTCCGTCATCGGAACCCGCATCACCAATCGTCGATCACCCTACATCTCGATGATCACGACGCGCCGATTGAGCGCGCGCCCTTCCTTCGTGCCGTTGTCCGCGGCGGGATTGCTCTCGCCAAATCCCTTGGTGCTCATGCGCGAGGCATCGATGCCGCGATCGCGCAGGTACTTGAGGACCGTGGCCGCGCGGCGTTCCGACAGCGCCTGGTTGTAGGCGTCGGTGCCGATGTTGTCCGTGTGACCCTGAATCTCGACCCGGGCTCCCGGGTTCGCGTTCAGGTACTTCACCGCGGCTTCGAGCGTGTCCTTGCCGGCCTGCTTCAGCGACGACTTGTCGAAGTCGAAGTAGACGCCGGTGAGACGGAAGACCTCACGCGGCTTCGGCGCCGGAGCGGGCGGCGGCGGCGGAGCCGGGGCCGGCGCAGGCTCGACCTTCGGGGCCGGCGGCGGGGGCGGCGGCGGAGCCGGGGCGGGCGCCGGAGCGGGCGGCGGCGGCGGCGGAGGCGGCACGACGACGACGCACGGCGACGAACCCTTGCCGCCAAAGAAGCGGCTCAAGCCGGCGCGCAGGCTCAGCGTCTGCGTGCGGTCGCCCGTCGGGATCTGGTCCGACGGATCCTTGAAGTCCATCACGCCGCTGGTGCGCAGCGCCCAGTTGTCCCCCACGCAGAAGCGGATGCCAACCTGCGCGTTGCCACCCGAGTCAAACTGGTTCTTGGTGGTGTCCGTCCGGTACTGCGAGCCAGTCCAGCCGCCGCCGAAGAAGACCGAGCGGCGCGCGCCCCACGGAATGTGATAGAGCAGGTCGAAGCGATGGTTCAACGCGGTCAGGTCGCCAACACGCGTGCTTTGCGTCGCGCCAAAATCGCCCTCGTACTGGAAGGCGATGCGCTGGACGAGCGGAATGCTGATCATACCACCGAGCCCGAAGGCCGGGTCGAGCTTCGTCACATCCGCAAACTTCGTGTACTGCCCGTACACGCCGATTTCCACCGGCGTAAAGGCCTGCTGCGCGGCCAGCGGCAGCGCCGCGGCGAGCGAGAGTGCCACTACCGACAAACGAGTTCGCATAAGGAGAAGTCTCCAGCGAGTGTGATGGGGGAGCACCCGGCGCGTCCGAGGACACGCCAGTTGCCAGGTCGCGGCATCGCGAGACAGGGAACCGTGGGCCGTCGGTCCTTACGAGGTCCACGAGGCACCGCGCTTGGACCAGTTTCGCCAATATAGCATCTTTTGACGGACAAATTGCCCCGAATGCCACCTACTGAGACCGTCCGACCCCCCACTTGGTTCCCCGCACCGGATGCGCGGACGCGCACCTCGATGGGGCGGTTCTTCGCGTGGGTGGCCGAACGACAGCCGTCCGCGCCTGCCCCCGAAGCGCCCTGGGCCGACTGGCATGCATGGTCCATCCGGGAGCGGGAGGCGTTCTGGGCCGCCCTTTGGGAGTGGACCGGGGTCGTGGCCGAGCCGCTCCCGGGTGGTGGCGCCTGGGATGCGGTTTGCCTCGGCCGCGAGCGGATGGCGCCCCCGGATCCCCTGCTCGGGCCGCGCTGGTTCGAAGGCGCGCGCCTGAACTTTGCCGAGAACCTCCTGCGCCGGCGAGACGACGGCCTGGCCATCATTGCCCGCGACGAACGGGACGGGACATCCCGGCGCCTGACCTACGGCCAACTGGCCGCCGAGGTGGCCGCCGTCGCGGCGGCCATGCGGCGGGCGGGACTGGTGGCCGGAGACCGTGTCGCGGCCTTCATGCCAAACATCTCCGAGACGGTGATCGCCATGCTGGCCGCCTCATCCATCGGCTGCGTCTGGACATCGTGCTCGCCCGACTTCGGCGTTCGTGGGGTGCTGGACCGCTTCGGGCAGGTAACGCCGCGGCTCCTCGTCTGCGCCGACGGATACCGGTACGCCGGGAAGGAGATCGACTGCCTGGATCGCGTGCGCGAGATCGCGGACGCGCTGCCAACCGTGGAGCACGTCGTCATCGTGCCGCTGCTGCGTGACGCGATGCCTGACGCCGCTGATGCGACGCGTGTGCGCGCCGGCATCGGCTGGGCCGAGTTTGCGGCGCTGGGGCGCGGATCGCCGCTCGCCTTCACTCGCCTCCCGTTCAATCATCCGCTGTACATCATGTACTCCTCGGGGACGACGGGACTGCCGAAGTGCATGGTGCACGGGGCCGGGGGGACGCTGTTGCAGCACCTCAAGGAGCATCACCTGCACCTCGACCTGCGCGCCGACGAGCGGTTGTTCTACTTCACGACGTGCGGCTGGATGATGTGGAACTGGCTCGTGTCGGGGCTGGCTACCGGCGCGGCGCTCGTGCTGTACGACGGCGCGCCCATGCCGCCGGGGCGCGAAGGGCTGCTGTGGGAGATGGCCGAAGAGGAGGAGATCGCGGTTTTCGGAACGAGCGCGCGGTATCTCGCGCTCTCCGAGAAAGCGGGTCTCGTGCCCGGTCGGGCGGTTGGCGCCGGCCGCACTTCGGGACCTGGCGCCCTCCGGGCGCTGCGCGCGATCCTCAGCACGGGAAGCCCGCTGGCCGCACACGCCTACGACTACGTGGCGCGTGATGTAAAGCCGGGGGTGATGCTCGCGAGCATCTCCGGCGGCACCGACCTGATCTCCTGTTTCGCACTCGGCAATCCTCTCGTCCCCGTCCATCGCGGCGAACTGCAGTCGTTCGGCCTGGGGATGGCCGTCGAGATCTGGAACGCTGCACGGAAGCGCGTGATCGGTGAGCCCGGAGAGTTAGTCTGCACCGCGCCATTTCCCTCGATGCCCGTGGCCTTCTGGGGGGATGCCGATGGCAGCCGGTATCGCGAGGCGTATTTCGCGCACGTCCCAGGCGTCTGGCGTCACGGCGACTGGGCCGAGGAGACGCCGCACGGCGGACTCATCATCTACGGGCGCAGCGATGCGACGCTCAATCCCGGCGGCGTCCGCATTGGCACGGCGGAGATCTACCGGCTGGTCGAACAGATCCCGGAAGTGCTGGAGAGTGTCGTGATCGGCCAGGAGGTTCCCGATGGCGCGGGCGGCAGCGACGTGCGCGTGGTCCTCTTCGTGCGGCTGCGCCCCGATGCGGCCTTCTCCGACGCGCTCGCCGATGGCATCCGGCGCGCGATTCGCGCCAACGCGAGCCCGCACCACGTTCCGAGGGTCATCGTGCCGGTGGCCGACATTCCGCGCACGCTGAGCGGAAAGATCAGCGAGCTCGCGGTGCGCGACGTCGTGCACGGGCGCGCGGTGATGAACACCGACGCGCTGGCCAATCCCGAGGCGTTGGCGCTGTTCCGAGACTTGCCGCAGCTCCTGATCTGAGATTGGTGCGCCGCGCCTGCCTTTTTCACCGCGGAGGCACGGAGGAAGCACTGAGGGCCACGGAGTACTACAACTTCTTGGCGTAACTGCGCGCGCCACGCAACGCTCTGCGTGGCGCGATGTCGTTACCCCCAGTTGTAGCCGTTCTCCGTGGCCCTCGGCTCTTCTCCGTGTCTCCGTGGTAAGAAAGTCCAGCGCTACAAAGAAGAACCCTGCCGCCGCACGAGCGTCAGGATCGTATAGACCGCCACGGGCTCATCGTCCTGGTTGCGCACCTCCACGTCCCACGCGACGATGCCCTGCGGAATGCCGTCGGCCGGGGTCTCCTTGGCCGTCTTCTGCTTGCAGGTCAGTCGCGCGCGAATCGTGTCGCCGGGATAGACGGGCTTCACGAAGCGCAGCCCCTCGAGCCCGTAGTTCGCGAGCACCGGGCCGGGCGCGGGATCGACGAACAGGCCAGCCGACGCCGAGAGCACGAAGTAGCCGTGCGCCACCTTGCGCTCGAACACGCCCTGGCGCGCCATCGCGTCGCTCTGATGCGCATAGAAGTGGTCGCCGGAGAGCTCCGAGAACCGGTCCACGTCCGCGTCGGTGATCGTGCGCGCGGGCGTGTGGTACGTCTCGCCGATGGCGAGTTCCTCGAAGTGCTTCCGGAACGGATGCACCGCATCGCCGGTGGTCGCCGCGCCGGGCATGTACTCGTGCGTCACGTGCGTGAGCGTGGTGGGCGATCCCTGCAGCGCGGTGCGCTGCATGAAGTGCAGCACGCCGCGCGCGCCGCCCATCTCCTCGCCGCCGCCGGCGCGCCCGGGGCCGCCATGCACGAGGTGCGGCAGCGGTGAACCGTGGCCGGTGCTCTCTTTCGCGGTGTGGCGGTTAGCGAGCATCAGCCGCCCGTGGTGCGCCGCCACGCCCAGCGCGACGGTGCGTGCCACGGTGTCATTGCCCGTGAAGACCGACCCGACCAGCGACCCGCGCCCGCGCTTGGCGAGCATGATTGCCTCGTCCAGGCTGCCGTACGGCATCAGCGTGTTCACCGGGCCGAAGGCCTCCACGTCATGCGGTGCGGTGCGGCGCAGCGGATCGCGCGAGGCAAAGAGCAGGATCGGGTAGAACGCCCCGCGTGCGGCGTCGGCCCCCGTGACCTCGGGCAGGCCGATCTCGCCGTACACGAGCTCGGCATCCGCCGCGATGGCATCGACGGCGCGCTGCACCTCGCCCACCTGCGCGGCCGCGGCGAGCGGCCCCATGCGCACGCCCTCGACCGCGGGATCGCCGATGACGACGCCCGCCAGCCGCGCGGCGAGCGCGGCGCCGACCTCCTCCACCAGCGACGCGGGCACGAGCGTGCGGCGGATCGCCGTGCATTTCTGTCCGGCCTTCGACGTCATCTCATTCGTGACCTCGCGAATGAACAACGAGAACTCCTCGGTCCCGGGCACCGCGTCCGGGCCGAGCATCGAGAAGTTCAGCGAATCGGCCTCGGCGTTGAACCGGACGTTGTGCTGCACCAGCGAGGGACGCTGGCGCAGCATGCGCGCCGTCTCCGCGCTCCCGGTGAACGCCACGGCGCACTGCTCATCGAGGTGATCGAGCAGGTCGCCCGCGCTGCCGCAGATGAGCTGCACGCTGCCGGCGGGAAGGATGCCGCTCGCCACGATGTCGGCCACGACGGCTTCGGTCAGGTAGCTCGTCGCGGTTGCCGGCTTCACGATCGCCGGGACGCCGGCGAGGAGCGTCGGCGCGAGCTTCTCCAGCATTCCCCAGACGGGGAAGTTGAAGGCGTTGATGTGAACGGCGACGCCCTCGAGCGGGACGCAGATGTGCCGGCCGACGAACGTGCCGAGCTTCGAGAGCCGTTCCGTCGGTCCTTCGACGTGAAAGGGCTCATCGGGAAAGTCGCGGCGTCCGCGCGATGCATACGCGAAGAGCGTCCCGATGCCGCCTTCGATGTCCACCCAACCGTCACGGCGTGTCGCTCCCGTGGCCGCTGAGATGGCGTAGTAGCCCTCGACCCGCGCCATCAGGTGCTGCGCCAGCGCCTTCAGCATCCGCGCGCGCTGGTGGAAGGTCATCGCCCGCAGCACGGGCCCGCCGACCGTGCGCGCGTGGCGCACCATCTCCGCAAAGTCGATGCCGCCGCTCCCCGCTTCGGCGATCACCTCGCCCGTCACGGCGTGGCGCAACGGCGTGCGCGCACCGGTCCCCTGCATCCAGGCGCCGGCCGCGTAGTTGAAGAGGGCGCGCGGCGCGCGCCCTGAGGGATCGAGCGGCGTGGGGAGGGCGGGGGACGGGCTCATCAGTCGCGTCGCGTCTCTCTGAGGGGCTTGTACGTTGCGGCCTGCACGGCGCGATCGGCAGGGACCTCGCGCAGCGGTTCGCACGGCTGCAGCGACTCGCGCAAGCGCGCCGGCAGCGTCTGGTAGAGGGCGGTGCCCGCCGACTTCCACGCGAGCATCTCGTCGCTGACCGGCTTCACGA is drawn from Gemmatimonadaceae bacterium and contains these coding sequences:
- a CDS encoding SusC/RagA family TonB-linked outer membrane protein encodes the protein MALTALVFCAAQAFAQQKTVTGKVTNDVGAPVQGAQVVIKGTRLGGLTSFDGNYSIRVEVGQVLQFRFIGHAMEERTVGAADVINVQFRKVATSLDAVVVSALGQTNVKRAIGTAQQSVSGADIAQTNRQNFINALQGRVAGVEVTSTSGVPGASTSITIRGISSISSSNQPLMIIDGLPLDNKTMLTAQFASDAPNSPTSFDNRGLDFTNRASDINPEDIESLVVLKGPEASALYGIDAANGAIVITTKRGKPGTGGFEYSNYFRMDSPGGEPEIQKVYSAINASGSPILGSSTYLYYGVPYAPGTKFYDNVGGFFRTALTQKHSLAFSGAAPDNRINYRISVSADKQEGVVPNTNYNRINLTGASQAVVNSWLKADLSMTYAYSTNDQALKGAGGPLLGLIAWPSDDNAADWQTPAGTRRRYTSLGDASENDNPYFSVAKNQINAKTNRILTNIGLTIAPFSWGNLKTNIGVDNYANSNLILRHPESTKGFSNGGILDINTDLTRNISTQTLLNINSRQVWQGFSLSGVVGNAINDYKSNTDAQQGLGFLDPNFVSINNTSSRTARTVISQRRLISVFGSATVDYNKYLYVTVTGRNDWTSTIPRERNSFFYPSVSGSFIFTDAFPSLTKYLTSGKLRAGFAQVGKDARPYAYRPSLEYKLTSYGGYGYGFWGPNLKLKPEFANSYEIGTELSFLDDRLGVDVTWYRKETKDQIVENIRGSYATGYILFNLNGAKTRNEGTEITLRATPYLKNDLSWDVQANFDHSFGRVLALPNALPESYMSDTWLYGNVRNGVTPGSSTRSLTGFFYQRNKAGDLLINPATGLPLTNSVFVDRGYDRQPDFTLGVTNTVRYKKVSVSFLLDIRKGGDIMNATDHYLTVRGLSMRTLDRNQPRVIKGVLRDGLENSATPTKNNIVVIPAINTNYYLAMSEELFIEKDINWIRLKDVTVRYQIPGKWLRARDASLYITGTDLWMETNYTGMDPVVNGNTAALGGSGAAGIDYGNFPMPKGIAFGLKVGF
- a CDS encoding OmpA family protein, encoding MALSLAAALPLAAQQAFTPVEIGVYGQYTKFADVTKLDPAFGLGGMISIPLVQRIAFQYEGDFGATQSTRVGDLTALNHRFDLLYHIPWGARRSVFFGGGWTGSQYRTDTTKNQFDSGGNAQVGIRFCVGDNWALRTSGVMDFKDPSDQIPTGDRTQTLSLRAGLSRFFGGKGSSPCVVVVPPPPPPPPAPAPAPAPPPPPPPAPKVEPAPAPAPPPPPAPAPKPREVFRLTGVYFDFDKSSLKQAGKDTLEAAVKYLNANPGARVEIQGHTDNIGTDAYNQALSERRAATVLKYLRDRGIDASRMSTKGFGESNPAADNGTKEGRALNRRVVIIEM
- the paaZ gene encoding phenylacetic acid degradation bifunctional protein PaaZ, whose product is MSPSPALPTPLDPSGRAPRALFNYAAGAWMQGTGARTPLRHAVTGEVIAEAGSGGIDFAEMVRHARTVGGPVLRAMTFHQRARMLKALAQHLMARVEGYYAISAATGATRRDGWVDIEGGIGTLFAYASRGRRDFPDEPFHVEGPTERLSKLGTFVGRHICVPLEGVAVHINAFNFPVWGMLEKLAPTLLAGVPAIVKPATATSYLTEAVVADIVASGILPAGSVQLICGSAGDLLDHLDEQCAVAFTGSAETARMLRQRPSLVQHNVRFNAEADSLNFSMLGPDAVPGTEEFSLFIREVTNEMTSKAGQKCTAIRRTLVPASLVEEVGAALAARLAGVVIGDPAVEGVRMGPLAAAAQVGEVQRAVDAIAADAELVYGEIGLPEVTGADAARGAFYPILLFASRDPLRRTAPHDVEAFGPVNTLMPYGSLDEAIMLAKRGRGSLVGSVFTGNDTVARTVALGVAAHHGRLMLANRHTAKESTGHGSPLPHLVHGGPGRAGGGEEMGGARGVLHFMQRTALQGSPTTLTHVTHEYMPGAATTGDAVHPFRKHFEELAIGETYHTPARTITDADVDRFSELSGDHFYAHQSDAMARQGVFERKVAHGYFVLSASAGLFVDPAPGPVLANYGLEGLRFVKPVYPGDTIRARLTCKQKTAKETPADGIPQGIVAWDVEVRNQDDEPVAVYTILTLVRRQGSSL
- a CDS encoding acetoacetate--CoA ligase, encoding MPPTETVRPPTWFPAPDARTRTSMGRFFAWVAERQPSAPAPEAPWADWHAWSIREREAFWAALWEWTGVVAEPLPGGGAWDAVCLGRERMAPPDPLLGPRWFEGARLNFAENLLRRRDDGLAIIARDERDGTSRRLTYGQLAAEVAAVAAAMRRAGLVAGDRVAAFMPNISETVIAMLAASSIGCVWTSCSPDFGVRGVLDRFGQVTPRLLVCADGYRYAGKEIDCLDRVREIADALPTVEHVVIVPLLRDAMPDAADATRVRAGIGWAEFAALGRGSPLAFTRLPFNHPLYIMYSSGTTGLPKCMVHGAGGTLLQHLKEHHLHLDLRADERLFYFTTCGWMMWNWLVSGLATGAALVLYDGAPMPPGREGLLWEMAEEEEIAVFGTSARYLALSEKAGLVPGRAVGAGRTSGPGALRALRAILSTGSPLAAHAYDYVARDVKPGVMLASISGGTDLISCFALGNPLVPVHRGELQSFGLGMAVEIWNAARKRVIGEPGELVCTAPFPSMPVAFWGDADGSRYREAYFAHVPGVWRHGDWAEETPHGGLIIYGRSDATLNPGGVRIGTAEIYRLVEQIPEVLESVVIGQEVPDGAGGSDVRVVLFVRLRPDAAFSDALADGIRRAIRANASPHHVPRVIVPVADIPRTLSGKISELAVRDVVHGRAVMNTDALANPEALALFRDLPQLLI